One window of Oncorhynchus masou masou isolate Uvic2021 chromosome 28, UVic_Omas_1.1, whole genome shotgun sequence genomic DNA carries:
- the LOC135518118 gene encoding ras-related protein rab7-like — translation MASRKKVLLKVIILGDSGVGKTSLMNQYVNKRFSNQYKATIGADFLTKEVMVDDRLVTMQIWDTAGQERFQSLGVAFYRGADCCVLVYDVTAPNTFKTLDSWRDEFLIQASPRDPDNFPFVVLGNKIDLENRQVTTKRAQAWCASKNNIPYFETSAKEAINVDQAFQTIARNALKQESEVETYDFPDQIKLRDDRSSSSSDGCSC, via the exons ATGGCCTCCCGTAAGAAGGTATTGCTGAAGGTGATCATCCTCGGAGACTCTGG GGTAGGGAAGACATCTCTGATGAACCAGTATGTAAATAAGAGGTTCAGTAACCAATACAAGGCCACTATAGGAGCTGACTTCCTCACCAAGGAGGTGATGGTGGATGACAGGCTGGTCACCATGCAG ATCTGGGACACGGCGGGGCAGGAGCGGTTTCAATCTCTGGGTGTGGCGTTCTACCGTGGGGCTGACTGCTGTGTGCTGGTCTATGATGTCACGGCGCCCAACACCTTTAAGACTCTGGACAGTTGGAGGGATGAGTTCCTGATCCAGGCCAGCCCCAGAGACCCAGATAACTTCCCCTTTGTGGTGCTAGGCAACAAGATTGACCTCGAGAACAGACAG GTGACAACAAAGCGTGCCCAGGCCTGGTGTGCCAGTAAGAACAACATCCCCTACTTTGAGACCAGTGCCAAGGAGGCCATCAACGTAGACCAAGCATTCCAGACCATCGCCCGCAACGCCctcaaacag gagtctgAGGTGGAGACGTATGACTTTCCAGACCAGATCAAACTGAGAGACGACCGGTCCTCCTCCTCCAGCGACGGCTGCTCCTGCTGA